One genomic segment of Methanothermococcus okinawensis IH1 includes these proteins:
- a CDS encoding DUF4870 domain-containing protein translates to MKTSLGLDENIEGLLCYVLGWITGIIFLLIEKDSKFVKFHAMQSLITFLSLSILAYILGYISGALAWLVNILSFILWILGMYKAYKGEMYKFPIFGDIAEKQLK, encoded by the coding sequence ATGAAAACTTCATTGGGTTTGGATGAAAATATTGAAGGTTTGTTATGTTATGTTCTTGGCTGGATAACTGGCATTATATTTTTATTGATAGAAAAAGACAGTAAATTTGTTAAGTTCCATGCAATGCAATCCTTAATAACATTTTTAAGTTTAAGTATATTGGCATATATATTGGGTTATATATCCGGAGCTCTTGCATGGTTGGTAAATATATTAAGTTTTATATTGTGGATATTGGGTATGTATAAAGCATATAAAGGAGAAATGTATAAATTCCCAATATTTGGAGATATAGCTGAAAAACAGCTAAAATAA
- the hisI gene encoding phosphoribosyl-AMP cyclohydrolase has protein sequence MDVDAIIKNLNLKFRNIDGNKLLIAIATDKDKNVLMTAFMSKESLKKTFETGYMHYYSTSRKKLWKKGEESGNVQKVKEIYRDCDGDALLFVVEQTGWACHEGYYSCFHYKLDLENNRIYTVGDKFD, from the coding sequence ATGGATGTAGATGCTATAATTAAAAATTTAAACTTAAAATTTAGAAATATCGATGGAAATAAGTTATTAATTGCCATAGCCACAGATAAAGATAAAAATGTTTTAATGACGGCATTTATGAGTAAAGAATCTCTAAAAAAAACTTTTGAAACAGGGTATATGCATTATTACTCAACCAGTAGAAAAAAACTTTGGAAAAAAGGGGAAGAAAGTGGAAATGTGCAAAAAGTTAAAGAAATTTACAGAGATTGTGATGGAGATGCCTTATTATTTGTTGTGGAACAGACTGGATGGGCATGTCATGAAGGCTATTACTCATGTTTTCACTATAAATTAGATTTGGAGAATAACAGGATATATACAGTTGGAGATAAATTTGATTAA
- the psmB gene encoding archaeal proteasome endopeptidase complex subunit beta has translation MINNDHYKEYMKGTTTIGMVCKDGVVLATDKRATMGNLIADKEAKKLYKIDDYIAMTIAGSVGDAQSLVRMISAETKIYKMRTGNNMPPHSCATLLSNILHGNRHFPFLTQLIIGGYDNLHGPKLFSLDPVGGLNEETSFTSTGSGSPTALGVLEAEYKKDMTINKGKELAVKALISAMERDAYSGNGISLAVIDENGVKIYSDEEIEKMVEKIRKNRRK, from the coding sequence ATGATAAACAATGACCACTACAAAGAATACATGAAAGGGACTACCACCATAGGCATGGTATGTAAAGACGGAGTAGTATTGGCCACCGATAAAAGAGCTACAATGGGTAACCTTATAGCAGACAAAGAAGCGAAAAAGTTATATAAGATAGATGACTACATAGCAATGACCATAGCAGGAAGTGTTGGAGATGCTCAATCTCTTGTTAGAATGATATCAGCAGAAACAAAAATATATAAGATGAGAACAGGAAACAATATGCCTCCACATTCCTGTGCAACATTATTGAGCAATATATTACATGGGAATAGACATTTTCCTTTTTTAACTCAGCTAATAATTGGCGGATATGACAACCTACACGGTCCAAAGTTATTTTCACTTGACCCTGTTGGAGGATTAAATGAAGAAACTTCATTTACATCCACAGGTTCTGGCTCACCAACAGCCCTTGGTGTTTTAGAGGCAGAGTATAAAAAGGATATGACAATAAATAAAGGAAAAGAGCTTGCAGTTAAAGCACTTATATCTGCCATGGAGAGAGATGCATATTCTGGAAATGGTATTTCTCTCGCAGTAATTGATGAAAACGGAGTAAAAATCTATTCAGACGAAGAAATAGAAAAAATGGTAGAAAAAATAAGAAAAAATAGGAGAAAGTAA